One stretch of Roseimicrobium sp. ORNL1 DNA includes these proteins:
- a CDS encoding SMI1/KNR4 family protein: MEPKEINYIERKLGVPLPQELRDFLEFTSGIEFKLAKKSRAYTIISELGVDKIEVGFFPEFFTHGLPFAHDGAGNYWVMEITPSATDTVPVYYASHDPPTILYQSPSLSAFFEELFRLYTPPHSSLVRSVFDDDLFDVYRKNPGALSHTEAAASIDPAIREFAATLPEHFEIVDLRDVPIGMGFSFGRYGADTELKRHGEERIFAYAKPPRRGLMARLFGVR, from the coding sequence ATGGAGCCCAAGGAAATAAACTACATTGAGAGGAAATTGGGCGTTCCCCTGCCACAGGAACTCCGGGACTTTCTCGAGTTCACCTCCGGTATCGAGTTCAAGCTGGCGAAGAAATCGAGGGCATATACCATCATCAGCGAGCTTGGTGTCGACAAGATAGAAGTAGGCTTCTTTCCGGAGTTCTTCACCCACGGTCTGCCCTTTGCTCACGATGGGGCCGGGAATTACTGGGTGATGGAAATCACACCTTCCGCCACGGACACTGTTCCAGTGTACTACGCGAGTCATGACCCGCCCACGATCCTGTATCAAAGCCCCAGCCTCTCTGCCTTCTTCGAGGAACTGTTCCGGTTGTACACTCCACCCCACTCCTCGCTGGTTCGTAGTGTGTTTGATGACGATTTGTTCGACGTTTATCGAAAGAACCCGGGTGCTTTGAGCCATACCGAGGCGGCAGCTTCCATCGACCCGGCGATTCGAGAATTTGCCGCCACGCTGCCTGAGCATTTTGAGATCGTTGATCTTCGAGACGTGCCGATTGGAATGGGCTTCTCGTTCGGGCGCTACGGCGCCGATACGGAGCTCAAACGCCACGGTGAAGAACGCATCTTCGCCTACGCCAAGCCTCCGAGACGCGGTCTGATGGCACGACTCTTCGGTGTGCGGTGA
- a CDS encoding DUF1080 domain-containing protein, whose protein sequence is MKFKATLCALLLCSSAAFAEDGFVDLFNGKNLDGWFVEPANPAVWTVKKGELARFPQSSYLWTKEKYGDFILEMEFKVSPDCNSGLFFRTDPKNPVQGGFEIQIMDSFGKTPDKHDCGALYDAKEPAVNAVKKVGEWNTLRLEVKGPKLVCHINGQKVQDLSLDDWTTAEKNPDGTPNKYKTALKDQPRTGHIGFQDHGHDVWFRNIKIKKQ, encoded by the coding sequence ATGAAATTCAAGGCTACTCTGTGTGCTCTCCTGCTGTGCTCCTCCGCCGCGTTCGCGGAGGACGGTTTCGTCGATCTCTTCAACGGTAAGAACCTCGATGGCTGGTTCGTCGAGCCCGCCAATCCGGCGGTCTGGACGGTGAAGAAAGGCGAGCTGGCCCGCTTCCCCCAATCGAGCTACCTGTGGACGAAGGAGAAGTACGGCGACTTCATCCTGGAGATGGAGTTCAAGGTGAGCCCCGATTGCAACAGCGGTCTCTTCTTCCGCACGGATCCAAAAAACCCGGTGCAGGGAGGCTTTGAGATCCAGATCATGGACTCCTTTGGCAAGACGCCTGACAAGCACGACTGCGGTGCTCTCTACGATGCGAAGGAGCCAGCGGTGAATGCTGTGAAGAAGGTCGGAGAATGGAACACCCTCCGCCTTGAGGTGAAGGGGCCGAAACTGGTGTGCCACATCAATGGCCAGAAGGTGCAGGACCTCAGCCTCGATGACTGGACCACCGCGGAAAAGAATCCGGATGGCACGCCAAACAAGTACAAGACCGCGCTGAAGGATCAGCCCCGCACCGGTCACATCGGCTTCCAGGACCACGGACACGACGTGTGGTTCCGGAACATCAAGATCAAGAAGCAGTAA